The Lytechinus variegatus isolate NC3 chromosome 11, Lvar_3.0, whole genome shotgun sequence genome contains the following window.
TTTGCTTTCctttaaacaaatttacaaGTCATTTGAAGTCATTTTGAAGTCCTTTGAAATTAGAAGGGTACAAGTAGTATATcctgaattttgttttttagcCCAAATCCATGCttgaaagttgaaacttctTCTCAAGCATCGATTCGGCTAAAAGAAATCAAGATTTCCTACTTTTACCTTTCTAATTTCGAATGACTTAATTGcacttttttaaagacaaaaatatgcAGATATTCCATTTTGATGCAGCTCCCggataaataaattttgatgtaCATGTGAAACCGGTAAATTTATTAAATACAACACATATTTGCTTTAAGGGCACACACTTcgtaataaaatggaatagtGACATAGACTTTTGTGAGATTTACCATTACTGAAGATAGATGTGAAATCATGGTAAATCGCACAAAAATTGATGTTCACTATTGCAGCTTTTTATATTACTACATTAACTACGTACGTATTTCCTAAAACTATTATTGAGCGGATGATATGAGacaaaattgattgaaaaggattattttgtaatttacaaGGAAATCAGTTTGGATTCTGACTAAAACTGAAATGTGCTTCTGTTTTATGTATGAAACCCATGAAGAATTAAATAGGCTGAAAGTTACAGAATAAAATCTTTGTTGttttctcatatatatatatatatatatatatatatataccggtatatatGGAAACACTAAATTGTAATACACCATtgaataataatacaatttacAGAGAGATTAAagatacaatatatatttattgttgACTTACAGTTATTTGTTAGGCTACTGACATGAATATAGAGTATGTGTATTTcatcttttaaaggtcaagtccacctcagaaaaatgttgatttgaatcaatagagaaaaatcagacaagcacaatgctgaaaatttcatcaaaatcggatgtaaaataagaaagttatgacatttcaaagtttcgcctatttttaacaaaatagttatatgaacgagccagttacatccaaatgagagagtcaatgtcACTCCCTCACCAtttcgtttgttttttattgtttgaattatacaatatttcaatttttacgaatttgatgattaggacctccttgcctgaagcacaaaatgttaaaataatggaattccacgtgttcagggaggaatgaaactttatttcacatgacaatgacgagaaaataaaaatatttcagatttcatataataaaatacaaaagaaatagtgagtgatgtcatcagttcctcatttacataccgaccgagatgtgcatataactgttttgtgaaatgaatttaaactttaaaatgccataactttcttatttacatccgattttgatgacattttcagtgttatgcttcttgaatttttctctttttattcaaataaagtttttgctggggtagacttgtcctttaaacttgCCTGGCTCTAAACTTGTATGTGAACATTTACATATTtccaataaatacatgtaaaaacagaaaacaaaattcataaACATTGCATACCGTACATTAATCATAAATGTACATTTCATTTACACCGTACATTAATTATAAatgtacatttcattttatataaatttacaatatatacatacatataggCGAGTATTATGTAAAAATCCATGAGAAAACCCCtataattttgatattggaGAGGTTTACTTTACTTCATTTTCGTGTTTATTAACCCTCCTTATCTGAGGTTGCAAACCTATACTATCCAAATTGTCAATATAATCTCTGCGTAGTCTCCTTGCCCAGACACAATAAATGACCTAAAGTAATGTGGCTTGTGATCTTGCAAAGTAAAAATaggtatttgatttttttttaacattgtctTATTTCATTAGTTTGTTTTAATGAGCAGTTTCTGTAGTTAACTGGAAAATACATAATGTACAGTATGAAAGCCTAATGGTGGTCAGTCTCCGAAAAATAATGAGAACCCTGAAGACAGATAAATAATCTCAATCTAACCTATTTGGGTATGAAACATGAACTAAACAAATGGTAAAACACACTATTGCAACCATGTATATCATTGTGAGTTGTATGACATTAACATCTAAACTAAAGAGATAATACACACACTATTGCGACTGTATATTGTGCATTGTGAGTTGTATGAAAGTATTATTTATTAACATAAGTACTATTTGATGGTTACAAAAACTGATAATAGAATCACACTATTGCAACTAGTGGATAATATACTGAATAATGGcattcaaatttgatgaataaatgaaattaaatgaatacataaaactTCAACAACATTTACAGACGACTAAAGAGTGTAGAGAAAACGACTTCTGATCcaaaatgttaaatatttaCAATGCTTCTAGTAATCGGGACTGTTTCATATGAAAAGCTGTTCATAAAATTTAACTATGACACTCTGATGGGATCATAGCTGCTTATAAGTTTATTAATGACTTCATTATGAAATGCTAAATGAGCTATCCAAAGATTTCCTTGTTATTTCAAGTGAATGTGCATGGATCCATTAGTCCCAAAGttttgcaagaaagaaaaaaaaacagacagaaAAATGTATGTAATgtcattttacaaaaataatatatcaacTTCACCTGACGACATAAAAAATAgtggaaaaaatagaaatacaatACAAACAATACACTTGGTGAATAATGACCCACTGGATGAAGAAAAATGTTAGTATTAGCACACTATTGCATCTTTATCTTACATTATAGAATAAAGTCATACAGAACCAAACTTGAGTATTATGTTTCCTATTCTACTACCAACACTATTGCATCTTTCTAATTGCTAAAtatttgaaaggaaaaaaaaaaccttttgtATTACGTTTCCTGTAATTAGAAGAATATTTGACTGGCAAGAATAGTTTAGAAATATCTAAATAAAGGTGACATGTAATCATAAAGTCCACAAGAAATTTAACTTAGACTTATTTGTAAAATGTTTAAAACTTGAGGAATAGTaccatttataatttttttttactaatttccaaaaaaaaactttcaaaaataataagttccattaaaattcacaaaaatgatAAGGTATTAAGGAAACAAAACAagtttcaataaaaagaaaagaaaaaccctatctagagaaaaaaaaacatgaatacaacAATTAACAGTCTTTAAGATAAAGAATATGATGTAAAAAATGGAATCAACTATGATATCATTCAAGTACTACCCACTTTTAAATGAAGTATATAGTTTGAGAAGGATTTTAATACAAGTTCATAGTGGTTGTAGTTGATCTTTAATGCTAGCTTTAAATAAGCTATGAAATAACCTTTGGCTCATGAGGAAAAACATAAGAAGCCGTAACAAAGCaatagcaatgatcgtagaacactttcctatgattgattgcattgactacaatgtacaatctaTCGTGAATATCAGGTGTATGATTAATAACTAAACTTTGTGATATGGGACTCTGGTAAATTTTCCAGATGgagatttaaaaataaatatcagaaactgaaaaagaaagagatatGGAAATATGGAATACAGAGAGAGTAGGTGAGAGAAGGAGAAAGGATACAAGGTGAGAGGAGAGTtgtagagagaaagagagagaggaagaaatgCAGTAGGAGTGGGAGAGAGAAAGACttacagggggggggcagagataAACATAGTAATTAGGTGCACTGTCCCATACACATTATGCAAACTAATGCTGCCAACCCCCTTTTCTTCAGATCATAAACAACATGAATATCATCTATTGAAGCTTTCAAGTATCAAGGCACTGAGTGGAATGCTTAAATACACTGGAGATCTAATCAAAACATCATTAGCGGGAGGTTGCCTGGCTATCCCAATCAACAGAGTATCTGCACTTAATTAACCCCGCGTTACCTCCCTGTCCAGCGGTTTCCTGTGTGGCGCTGCTATGCTAATTGGCAGCTGTATAGGATAGTTTATTCGAAATAGATGGCAAAGACAATAGCTGCAGCGAAGAGGGAATGGTTCTCGTAGGTAGCTGAAGCGAAGGTATCCCGCTGATGATCCCAGAGGCAACGGCTTCCCATGTGGATGTCCTGGTCTCGCTTCTCACCAATGTCAACCAAGCAGATAATCTGGCAGAATTGGAGGCAGAGTGGGAAGGGAAGAAACATAAAATAGTACAATGAAGTCCTCTATATTttgtacaaagaaaaaaaaagttatcttgAATAATGTTTGATCTTGGGTTATTTGACCTTCTGATATCatttaccatcaccaccatagCATTACAAtgccatcatcgtcatcaccatcatcatcatcatccccatcatcatcattatcatcaccattaccattatcattatccccatcatcatcatccccatcatcatcatcatcatccccatcatcatcatcaccactaccattatcatcatcatcaccatcatcataatcatcattatcatcataatcatcaccattaccattatcgtcctcatcaccatcatcatccccatcatcatcaccattaccattctcatcatcatcaccaccaccaccatcatcatccccatcatcatcatcaccatcaccccCATCATcgtaatcaccaccaccaccaccatctctGTTATCATTTAATTTGAGGATAAGTGAAAGAAAACCCAACACATTTCTACCTACTGTATACAAGACATGTTTATAAATACATCTAAAATGCGAAATGTTACGTTcacatctaatgaagatgtaACCTCGCACTGGGAAGGAGGGAAAAGGGAGGAGAGGGAGGAGGGGGTGCTCCTATCCATCCCACAGAGTTTTCAGAGTCTTCTTGGGGTCTTACCTTGTATCTTTCAAAGTCAAGTTCTTTGACTTGGAGTTTGATCTCTGATACAATGGTCTTGGCTAAAATGCTGCATTGGATAGGCTCATAGCTGACTTTCTCCAGATGCTTCTCTAGAACATCATTCATGATTGGTTCTACCCTTTCTGCAACAAATCTATTTACCAATCAAAAGAAGTGTTTCATCAGTTGTAAGAACTACACAGTCAGGAAATTCCTTACACTATACATTGGACAAATAATTCCAGTGAAGGGGAGAGGGGATTTAGCTCTACTTATTACTACTGACATTATTCATACATAATGACTATTCAATTTGATATAGACAGTGTTCCCACagaacagaattccatgacttttccatgactaaattgctgctttccatgacttcccaggagaatttgggatgtcacaaaactgggaaaaatggaaaacaTGAACAGcaattataatagcagagtatgagAGTTGCGAGACACAACAAACTGGAATGCTGCAATAGCCAAGAGacaaatgcaattccatgacttttcacaaattttccaaattccctgactttacCCTGACtacaaatttttccaggatcttccatgactgtgggaaccgtgatagatacatgtaattgttacTGCATCATTGTCACAAATACCTAAAGAATCAAAGAGTAAGTGATGTCCAGCATTGGGTTGATTTCTATTTCCAGGTACATTacataatgaaacaaaatacaatatatttacaCATTGTGatataaacaacaaaaatgttCCCATATCTAAACAAACCTCTTCTTTGGTTCCATACGGTAAGTGTTCTCATATTCCACAGTATGTTTCACGTTGTATTCTTCAATCTCATGGTCACTTGGAGCGCATCCCAAGGCCAAATAACTCGTTCCCATCTCGTTGGGGCGCCGCGCCGTCAGATCAAACAAACTTGACCGTTGAGGCATGTTTATACTCTCCACTTGGAGGGTGGCCCGACGATTCATTTTCTACGCTTTCCTTTTCGCATCCACTTCAGCTATAACAAATGTAAGATTCTGTGTATAAAACAAAAGTGCAAGAGAAAAACGATAACAAAACATATGTATTTTCAAGTTTGAACAAGACAATGAATATGCAATTATGCACACATCCAGTTCAACCTTTCCTTCCCACTACTccaatttcagcattttgacaAACTCTGAAAGTCACAGTGAAAGGTGTTGAGACTCCTGCTCAAAGATGTAGCACAGACTGTTTTAGGTGCAGTTTCTCACTTGATTTTTAACAACAATCCTTATGAAGATGGATTCATACAGTGTGCTTTGCTGGAAAATCAATGTTTATATAGACtcgaaataacaaaataaacagaatatgTATAAATGAGTTGTTCAAGCAAAGATCCAGCTGGATTAGACAATAGTTTTGAGGGGTCGACTATTTTGCAAAAACAATATGGCCCCTGAAATGGAATTGAGTTCAACTTGGCTATATGTATATTGCCTATTGGGTTGAACTGAGTATATTCATTTATAATTCAGTATAGAATTGATCTCAACCCCATCCATGAAAATCTCTCAAATGAAATCCATTAACATCagatgaaattaaattctacAATAAAAGAGTGAAAAAGATGGTACTGAACTTCAGTATTGAAGTGTATTGTCACAATTTATGGAATAGCAGCATCAATGAAAACCAATGAACATTTAGCAAGAACTCTACCTTCACCAAATTAATGCATAGAAAAAGTATTGTGTTGTATAATCAACAGCAAACTATAGGCTCATCGTTCACAATAAGGAATTGAAACACAAAGACTTGAGAATAAGAGCAATATATGATGTGCTCAGTTGCTAAGGTGACATTTGTTGACATTGTGCATTGATGattatcatttcaattttcattatgtATTGTGCACAATAGGCAAGGACAGGGTGACATTATAAAGCCAATGGTGATTGAAGTTTTTTAGCATTCCACAGGAGATAGAACTGATGAATTCCTCAATAGAACAATAGCAATGCAATTACTACTCATTACCAAAGGAATTCATAATCAATTTCACACAATGGTCTTAATAACTTGATATGtgttgattactattgtgttgGATAATCATTTACTAGTTCATA
Protein-coding sequences here:
- the LOC121424527 gene encoding dynein light chain Tctex-type 5-like yields the protein MNRRATLQVESINMPQRSSLFDLTARRPNEMGTSYLALGCAPSDHEIEEYNVKHTVEYENTYRMEPKKRFVAERVEPIMNDVLEKHLEKVSYEPIQCSILAKTIVSEIKLQVKELDFERYKIICLVDIGEKRDQDIHMGSRCLWDHQRDTFASATYENHSLFAAAIVFAIYFE